Within Actinoplanes sp. L3-i22, the genomic segment GGCGGCCTCCGGCGGACTCGCCGGCTCCCGCATCCGCACCAGGCTGTCGCGGGACAGGATCCGCTCGTCGCCGTCGATCAGGAACGCCGTGAACCGGGCCAGGTCCGCCGCCGTCGACCACAGCTGCCCGGCCGGCGCCATCGCGCCGGCGTCCACGGCGGGCTCCGGCAGCAGCACGTCCGCCCACGGGTGCACCGCCCAGCCCGAGGCGTGCGGCGCGACCGGCAGCAGCGTGGTCCGGGTCATCCCGAGCGGCGCCAGCACCCGCGCGTGCAGCACCTCGGCCCAGGCCTGGCCGTGGATCCGTTCCACCAGGGCGCCGAGCAGCGCGAACCCGGGATTGGAGTAGTGGTGGCGCGTGCCGGCCGGGAGGACCTGCGGGTCGTCGCCCAGGACGTCGGCCAGGCCGGGGCGCAGCGTTCCCGGGGTGCGCTCCCACCACGGGCCGGGGGTCTCGGCGGCCAGCCCGGCGGTGTGCGCGAGCAGGCCGCCGATCGTGGCCCGGCCCGCGGCGGTGCCGGGCAGGTGCGTGTCCAGGGGGTCGGTGAGGGCGAGCCGGCCCTCGTCGTGCAGGCGCAGCACCAGCACGGCCAGGAACATCTTGGTGATCGAGCCGATCCGGTACTGGACGTCACCGTCGGGCACGGCGCCGTCGTCGACCGTGCCGCGACCGCCGATCCACGCGGGGCGGCCGTCGCGGACCACCGCGGCGACCATCGACGGGGCCCGGCCGTCGACCTGGCCGGTGGCGAGCCGGTGCAGCAGGGCGCGGCGGGTCTCGGGCAGCAGCTCTTCGGCGATCGATGGCATGCCCGCCAACCTACCGATTCAGAGCACGACCTCCGCCCGCTCGCCGGTGAAGCCGCGCAGGCTCCGGCTGCTCGCCGCCACCGCCGCGGTCAGCAGCAACCCGCCCCCGATGCACAGCAGAGCGCCCGCCCCGCCCAGCGTCGCCGCCAGGAAGCCGCCCAGGATCGGGCCCAGCGGCGCCAGCGACCGCCCCACCACGGTCAGCACCGCGTCCATCCGGCCCAGCATCTCCTCCGGCACCAGCCGGGTGACCACCGCGTTCATCACCACGTTGATCGCCGGCGTCGACAGCGAGATGCAGACGAACGGGATCATCGGCCACCACTTGCCGAACGGCAACGTCTCCAGCGCCACCGCGCCGCCGAAGATGGTCACGATGGCCAGCAGCAGTTTGCCCGGCGGCAGCAGCGCCCCGGTCCGGTTCGAGATCAGCGCCCCGACCAGTCCGCCGATCCCGGAGGCGGCCAGCACGGCGCCGGTGACCACACTGTTGCCGCCGCGCTCACCGACCAGCACGATCAGCGGCAGGATGGCCGCGCCGCCCAGCAGATTCAGCATCATCACCGCGCCGGACACGTCGCGCAGGCCGCGCTGCTGCCAGAACCAGCGGAAGGCCGCGCCGAGCTCACGGCCCATGCTCGGCCGGACCGGCGCCGGGTCGCCGGCCGGTACGGCGGCGATCGCCGGGCGGCGCGGCACCCGGGCGGCCACCGTGCACACCGCGGAGACCAGGACCGTCACCGCGTCCACGACGAACGGGACGGCGTGGCCGAGCCCGAACAGCAGGCCCCCGGCCGGCGGCCCGGCGAGCCAGGCGGCATGCGTGCGCGCCTCCTCCTGCGCGTACGCCGCGCGCAGCTGCTCCGGCGGCACCACACCCCGGACCGCGATCGACCGGGCCGGCCCGATGAACGCCGTGCACACCCCGTCGACGACCGCGAGCAGCAGGAACATCCACAGCAGCGGGTGCCCGGCGGCGACCAGCGCGGCCAGCGCCGCGGCGGCGCCGGCCTGCACCAGCTGGCCGGTGACCAGGGTGCGCCGCCGATCCCAGCGGTCGACCCACACCCCGGCGGGCATCTGCGCCAGCACCGTCGCGGCGGTGCGCGCGCCGGCCACCAGGCCAGCCGACAGCGGGGAGCCGGTGACGGCCAGCACCAGCAGCGGCATCGCGAGCCGGGTCAGCTGCGAACCGAACTCGGAGGTGGCGCTGCCGATCCAGAGGAGTTGGAACTTGGTGTTCTTCCGCAACGGCGGCGGTTCGGTCATCACAATTTTCCGTCGTCGTCGTTCCTGGGTGTGCGCAGGCTACCGGGTGGATCACCAGCGATGGATCAGGGTGACCACCAGGGTGGCGGTCATGGTGGTGACGAAGACCGCCCAGCCGACCAGATCGCGTGACCCCACCCGCAGGTGCGCGATCAGCGCGCCGACGAAGTACAGGACCAGGCCGGCCGCCGCCAGGACTCCCAGGATCGGCACGGCGAAGCCGGCGAGCAGCCCGATCGCGCCGGCGGCCAGCACCGAGCCCAGCATCGGCATCCACCACATCGGCAGCCGCTTCATCCGGACCTGGGCCTTCGGATAGTCGTGGCCGATCAGGTAGGTGACCGCCGCGCTCCCGGCGAGGAACGCGGCGACGACGGTGAGCGTGACATAGGCAGCGAACATCGGCACTCCCGGGACGGTCGGCGACGGGTCTGCCCTATCGACGAGACAGGCCTACCGAATGTGACCCGCCCTACCGCCGGGCGATGACAACCGCACCCGGGAGCGGGTCTTCCAGGTCGAAGGCGAGCTCGGCGGTCACCGTGAAACCGGCCTCG encodes:
- a CDS encoding serine hydrolase; translated protein: MPSIAEELLPETRRALLHRLATGQVDGRAPSMVAAVVRDGRPAWIGGRGTVDDGAVPDGDVQYRIGSITKMFLAVLVLRLHDEGRLALTDPLDTHLPGTAAGRATIGGLLAHTAGLAAETPGPWWERTPGTLRPGLADVLGDDPQVLPAGTRHHYSNPGFALLGALVERIHGQAWAEVLHARVLAPLGMTRTTLLPVAPHASGWAVHPWADVLLPEPAVDAGAMAPAGQLWSTAADLARFTAFLIDGDERILSRDSLVRMREPASPPEAATWDTGYGLGTQLLRRDGRLLSGHTGSMPGFLATVWISADDAVGAVVLANATSGPAVAWIAADLVKTVAEREPRIPAPWRPLPAVDPRVLELAGPWYWGPAPFVLRPLADGFLSLTSLPAGGRGTRLRPAGDGGWVGLNGYFAGERLRVVRDAAGAVSHLDLGSFVFTRQPYDPAAPIPGGVDPAGWRAG
- a CDS encoding MFS transporter; this encodes MTEPPPLRKNTKFQLLWIGSATSEFGSQLTRLAMPLLVLAVTGSPLSAGLVAGARTAATVLAQMPAGVWVDRWDRRRTLVTGQLVQAGAAAALAALVAAGHPLLWMFLLLAVVDGVCTAFIGPARSIAVRGVVPPEQLRAAYAQEEARTHAAWLAGPPAGGLLFGLGHAVPFVVDAVTVLVSAVCTVAARVPRRPAIAAVPAGDPAPVRPSMGRELGAAFRWFWQQRGLRDVSGAVMMLNLLGGAAILPLIVLVGERGGNSVVTGAVLAASGIGGLVGALISNRTGALLPPGKLLLAIVTIFGGAVALETLPFGKWWPMIPFVCISLSTPAINVVMNAVVTRLVPEEMLGRMDAVLTVVGRSLAPLGPILGGFLAATLGGAGALLCIGGGLLLTAAVAASSRSLRGFTGERAEVVL
- a CDS encoding DoxX family protein, encoding MFAAYVTLTVVAAFLAGSAAVTYLIGHDYPKAQVRMKRLPMWWMPMLGSVLAAGAIGLLAGFAVPILGVLAAAGLVLYFVGALIAHLRVGSRDLVGWAVFVTTMTATLVVTLIHRW